The following proteins are encoded in a genomic region of Arachis stenosperma cultivar V10309 chromosome 4, arast.V10309.gnm1.PFL2, whole genome shotgun sequence:
- the LOC130975889 gene encoding uncharacterized protein LOC130975889: MASEESFVVLVHHRGSIKRKTRSGVKFTDKDPLCIIVNPTIRYDELVRSVLMKLGLEGAKRVKKFFYRIPVSILHDTVKYDCLTIGSDEDLQVMFLCRRQFPEVRTPELLAKLVDVVSSSGGSNRNTTNVVTAAGSSSWAAVASSSVPVYEPAVQLVASPSFAVDLNDGVGDEVGSVDILPTALQDVPPVGVGDGVLGDAEEDDVEPDTIEDDSGDEVGANGPALAGGRSSSGTQQYPPHFSSLDLDAMRHEGILGHAVGFGARDAEGTAGLTEFQVGQQFQDKDEALLSVKTYSIRRGVQYKVVESDHRRYVGKCSEFGNGCTWLIRLSLRKRKGIWEVKRYNGPHTCLATSISSDHRSLDYHVISAFIMPMVRADASVSIKVLLNATAAHFGFRPTYRRVWMAKQKAIALIYGDWDESYNDIPRWVLGVQLTMPGSVAVLKTSPVRVGGQVDESQAYFYRLFWTFLPCIEAFRHCKPLVSIDGTHLYGKYGGMLLIAIAQDGNSNILPVAFALVEGENAESWTFFLSHLRQHVTPQPGLLVISDRHNGIKAALEAPDGGWLPPSAYRAFCIQHVAANFALTFKGKDARRLLVNAAYAKTEVEFDYWFDNLRSEDPAMCEWANRIDYSLWTQHRDEGRRFGHMTTNIFDCVNSILKGVRNLPVASLVKATYGRLAELFVRKGREAKAQMGTGQQFSQHLVKCIEANLKRARCFTVTLYDRDNSEFTVAETTPTGSFSLGTYRVSLASRTCDCGYFQALHFPCQHALA, encoded by the coding sequence atggctagtgaggagagttttgTTGTTCTGGTTCACCACAGAGGATCCATTAAGAGGAAAACTCGTTCCGGAGTGAAGTTCACAGATAAGGATCCTCTCTGTATTATCGTGAATCCAACGATAAGGTATGATGAACTTGTTAGATCTGTCCTGATGAAACTTGGCCTGGAAGGTGCGAAGCGGGTTAAGAAGTTTTTCTATCGCATTCCAGTCTCGATCCTGCACGATACGGTGAAGTATGATTGTCTGACGATTGGTAGTGATGAGGACCTGCAAGTCATGTTTCTTTGTCGGAGGCAGTTTCCGGAGGTGAGGACACCAGAATTGCTCGCAAAGCTGGTTGATGTGGTATCCAGCTCAGGGGGTTCGAACCGGAATACCACCAATGTAGTCACGGCAGCTGGTTCCAGTTCCTGGGCTGCCGTGGCTTCTTCCTCCGTCCCAGTGTACGAGCCAGCGGTCCAACTTGTCGCCTCCCCGTCTTTTGCTGTTGATCTGAATGACGGTGTAGGCGACGAGGTAGGATCCGTTGATATTCTGCCGACCGCCTTACAGGACGTTCCACCGGTTGGCGTCGGAGACGGAGTCTTGGGTGATGCAGAGGAGGACGACGTCGAGCCGGATACGATTGAGGATGACAGTGGCGACGAGGTTGGAGCGAATGGGCCTGCATTGGCGGGCGGTCGTTCTAGCTCTGGCACACAGCAGTATCCACCACATTTTTCCTCGTTGGACCTGGACGCCATGAGACATGAGGGGATTTTAGGGCACGCTGTTGGATTCGGAGCTAGAGATGCCGAAGGGACTGCTGGTCTGACAGAGTTCCAGGTTGGTCAGCAATTCCAGGATAAAGATGAGGCCCTGTTAAGTGTGAAGACTTACAGCATCCGGCGAGGGGTACAGTACAAGGTGGTGGAGTCCGATCACCGCCGGTATGTGGGCAAGTGTTCCGAGTTTGGGAATGGGTGCACATGGTTGATTCGACTGAGTCTCCGGAAGCGCAAGGGCATTTGGGAGGTCAAACGGTACAATGGACCTCACACTTGCCTGGCCACATCCATCTCGAGTGACCACAGGAGTTTGGATTATCATGTGATTTCGGCGTTCATTATGCCAATGGTTAGGGCTGACGCATCCGTGAGCATAAAGGTGCTCCTGAACGCCACGGCAGCGCACTTTGGTTTTAGGCCGACTTACCGGAGGGTTTGGATGGCAAAGCAGAAGGCTATTGCCCTCATCTACGGTGACTGGGATGAGTCATACAACGACATACCTAGGTGGGTGTTGGGTGTCCAGCTGACGATGCCCGGTAGTGTTGCGGTCCTTAAGACGAGCCCGGTTCGAGTTGGAGGACAGGTGGACGAGTCTCAAGCGTACTTCTACAGACTTTTCTGGACTTTCCTGCCGTGCATCGAGGCATTCCGTCATTGCAAGCCGCTAGTCAGCATTGACGGCACACATCTGTATGGAAAGTATGGGGGAATGTTGCTCATCGCGATTGCACAGGACGGGAACTCCAACATTCTACCTGTCGCATTCGCACTAGTAGAGGGTGAGAATGCGGAGTCCTGGACATTCTTTCTCTCGCACCTTCGACAGCACGTGACCCCGCAGCCCGGTCTGCTGGTTATATCGGACAGGCACAACGGCATCAAGGCTGCGCTTGAGGCCCCTGACGGCGGTTGGTTACCGCCATCTGCGTACCGTGCATTCTGCATACAACACGTAGCGGCTAATTTTGCCCTTACCTTCAAGGGCAAAGACGCTAGGAGGCTTCTAGTGAACGCGGCGTATGCGAAGACCGAGGTTGAATTTGATTACTGGTTTGATAATCTGCGATCTGAAGATCCGGCGATGTGTGAGTGGGCAAACCGGATTGATTACTCGTTGTGGACTCAGCATCGTGATGAGGGGCGGAGATTCGGTCACATGACGACGAACATCTTCGACTGTGTGAACTCTATCCTCAAGGGGGTCAGAAATCTCCCTGTAGCATCCCTGGTCAAGGCAACATATGGTAGGCTTGCGGAACTCTTTGTTCGCAAGGGGAGAGAGGCTAAGGCCCAGATGGGAACAGGACAACAATTCAGTCAGCATTTGGTGAAGTGTATTGAGGCCAACTTGAAGAGGGCCAGGTGCTTCACGGTGACGCTGTATGACCGGGATAACTCCGAGTTCACTGTAGCAGAGACCACTCCGACTGGTTCTTTCTCCTTGGGTACTTACAGAGTATCACTTGCCTCTCGGACATGTGACTGCGGTTACTTCCAGGCTCTTCATTTCCCGTGTCAGCACGCACTTGCATGA
- the LOC130973701 gene encoding uncharacterized protein LOC130973701: MKPILFAILLLLVYVMFPPSSTLAARVAGKRGGGDFGLNPRERDPSGRGIGNAPRGRTPIHPPPIPASPNLADAFIPRFPRPKIPRLGRPRIPHPHQCDPDYPLIGGFCPPPSN, translated from the exons ATGAAGCCAATTTTGTTTGCAATCTTGTTGCTTTTGGTTTACGTGATGTTCCCTCCCTCCTCAACACTTGCAGCTCGAGTAGCAGGGAAGC GAGGAGGAGGTGATTTTGGATTAAATCCAAGGGAAAGAGATCCATCTGGAAGAGGTATTGGAAATGCTCCACGTGGAAGAACACCAATACATCCACCACCTATTCCTGCTTCTCCCAATCTTGCTGATGCTTTTATTCCAAGATTTCCTCGACCTAAAATTCCAAGATTAGGTCGACCTCGTATCCCACACCCACACCAATGCGATCCTGATTATCCACTCATTGGTGGTTTTTGCCCCCCACCTAGTAATTAA
- the LOC130976542 gene encoding uncharacterized protein LOC130976542, whose translation MKAIFIAFLLLASMAFLPSSTLAAREIKGEKAARHAAVTAPTNNPNKPSVNCPPSSPYRECLKPRPPPAPKCSDYTRRCPP comes from the exons ATGAAGGCCATTTTCATTGCATTCTTACTTTTGGCTTCCATGGCCTTCCTACCCTCTTCAACTCTAGCAGCTCGTGAAATCAAAG GAGAGAAAGCAGCAAGACATGCAGCAGTAACAGCTCCTACTAATAACCCTAATAAACCTTCTGTTAACTGTCCCCCTAGTTCGCCTTACAGAGAGTGCCTCAAACCGCGGCCGCCGCCAGCGCCAAAATGTTCAGACTACACTCGTCGCTGCCCACCATGA